The Triticum dicoccoides isolate Atlit2015 ecotype Zavitan chromosome 6A, WEW_v2.0, whole genome shotgun sequence genome has a window encoding:
- the LOC119314394 gene encoding uncharacterized protein LOC119314394, with product MGGRKARVRWSRPVVAETREVPNAAAHPLDLDPKLVARQRFIERLIEARAAVDKEEPFDPNTVFEQMVIEQLIQEQAAGEEANRRREQQAAVDKENRRREQQAAVDEGTRRWEQQYNSLRAEEAMYQKEQEKVVVKVRPKQDKLPQVKGKSLWSRVKNKIFCGKVREICSEHVKHQTHPITEVRRYHRLASDEANHLDAYSEYRSVIGDGECFYRSFIFSYLEQVIDRQDTHEEQRLLDVVQRLSTQHANLRWNSEFSRSSRAFKDLIKKVMRWKKDGRRNSMESTSSNRKEKLLEFFSKYNTTLDIFIFLRLVVAIEICSHEEVYEPLIPGLRGNYSLEDWCIRRVTPARRFTDHVMMVALATALEVPLTVERVRGGHDPDIYTVPGVLCRRVTLLYSGDHYGIIYPRAPPAENSSHQAS from the exons ATGGGCGGCAGAAAGGCGCGGGTGAGGTGGAGCCGCCCCGTGGTGGCGGAGACGAGGGAGGTCCCCAACGCGGCGGCGCATCCGTTGGACTTGGACCCGAAGCTGGTCGCCAGGCAGCGGTTTATCGAGCGGCTGATTGAAGCGCGGGCGGCCGTCGACAAGGAGGAGCCGTTCGACCCCAACACGGTGTTCGAGCAGATGGTGATCGAGCAGCTGATTCAAGAGCAGGCGGCCGGCGAGGAGGCGAACAGGCGACGGGAACAGCAGGCGGCCGTCGACAAGGAGAACAGGCGACGGGAACAGCAGGCGGCCGTCGACGAGGGGACCAGGCGATGGGAACAGCAG TACAACTCGTTGCGCGCGGAAGAGGCGATGTACCAGAAGGAACAG GAGAAGGTTGTGGTAAAGGTGAGACCCAAGCAGGACAAACTACCGCAAGTAAAGGGGAAATCGTTGTGGAGTCGGGTCAAGAACAAG ATTTTTTGTGGAAAAGTAAGGGAAATATGTTCGGAACATGTGAAGCACCAG ACACATCCCATCACTGAAGTCAGAAGATATCATAGGCTTGCTTCTGACGAGGCGAACCATCTTGATGCCTATTCGGAATATCGATCGGTTATTGGAGATGGGGAGTGTTTCTACAGGAGCTTCATATTTTCATACCTT GAGCAAGTTATTGATAGGCAGGACACACATGAGGAACAGCGTCTCCTTGATGTTGTTCAAAGACTGTCTACGCAACATGCAAATCTTCGATGGAACTCTGAGTTTTCCAGGAGCAGCAGA GCATTTAAGGATCTGATCAAGAAAGTGATGAGATGGAAGAAAGATGGCAGGCGGAACAGCATGGAATCAACTAGCAG CAACCGTAAAGAGAAACTTCTCGAGTTCTTCAGCAAGTACAATACGACGCTAGACA TCTTCATTTTCCTCAGATTGGTAGTAGCTATCGAGATATGCTCGCACGAGGAGGTGTATGAACCGCTTATACCAGGGCTCAGAGGAAATTACAGTCTAGAAGAT TGGTGTATTCGGCGCGTCACTCCAGCTCGTCGGTTCACGGATCATGTTATGATGGTGGCCTTGGCCACAGCGCTTGAGGTACCCCTCACAGTGGAGCGAGTCCGAGGAGGACATGATCCAGATATCTACACTGTTCCTGGAGTTCTCTGTCGGAGGGTGACCCTGCTGTACTCCGGAGATCACTACGGAATCATCTACCCACGTGCCCCTCCTGCTGAGAATTCAAGTCATCAGGCTTCCTAG